The following nucleotide sequence is from Gracilimonas sp..
CGAGCCATTAACATCCGGATAAGTAGAGCCTTTTCCGTAATAAAAGTCATCGAAGCTTTCTTTAGAGTAATACAATGATTGAATTTCGTCCAGCGCATCGGCGTGATATTCAGCAATAGCCCCGGTTAAATCCTGATTTCTTTGCGGGGTGATTGGGTGCGTTCGCGAAGGAATTCCAGGCTGAAAAAAGAAGGTCGCATTGGTTCCCATCTCGTGATGGTCAGTCAAAATCTGTGGCACCCACTCGTGGAACTTAGCCACACGACCTTTACTCTCGGGGTGTTGCATTAGCAGCCAGTCGCGGTTCAAATCAAACCAGTAATGATTGGTTCGACCGCCGGGCCAGTTTTCATCAAACTCCCGGCTTTGAGGATCGGTAACCAGCACGTTTTTACTTTTGTGGATATTCGCCCAGTGTGCAAACCGGTTCAGCCCATCCGGGTTGATGCTTGGGTCTATCAAAATTACCGTATTATCGAGCATCTCATTAATCTCAGATCCCTGCGCTGCGGCCAGGTGATATACAACTGCCAGCGATGCATTGGAACCACTTGGTTCATTTCCGTGCACACTGTAGCTCATCGTAACCACAACGGGCATTTCAGCAAGATTCAGACTTTCAGATTGAGAAGCATCGGTCAGCTTTAAGTGCTCTTCTTTAATTGCATCAATATTTCGTTGGTTTTGGGGTGAGGTGATAGTGAGCATCAACAGCGGGCGGTTTTCGTAAGTGCGTGCATATTCGGTGATAGTGACCCGGTTGGATACTTCCGCAACGGCATACATATAATTCACCAATTGGTCGTGGCGAACGTGCCATTCCCCCAGTTCAGCACCAAGAACATCTTTAGGAGTAGGAATTTCAGAATTGTAGCTAACGCCATCCGGCAGGAAATAATCAAGGGTGACGGGCTCAGGATTCAGAACCTGGGCGTGAGTCATCACCCCGAATAGCAGAGAGAAAAGAGCAGTAAAGAGAGCTTTCATAATTCGTTTGATTTGTGCTGGTTGATACTTCAATAACGCGTTGAATGGTACCAGTTCAAAATGAAAAAAGTTTTTAAAAGTTCCTCGCTGAGCCGATAAGGGTTTTGCCACTAAAGCGCTAAAGCAAGAAAAAGAGGTTTGATGGTATTAGGCATAAACTCAAAAAGGTATTCCGCAGCAGAGTGAGGTCAAGTTTTTAAAAGTATTTGAACTTATATACTAAGAGTCTACGTAATTATAGGATAGCGGACAGAACATGAATGGTCCGAAAGATCAATCAAAAGGGTACTGAATAATGGCATATACTTTCGAGAAAGCAGGACAGTCTTTAGACAAACTTCCTTTTAAGGATCGTTTGAAGGCGGTTGGGGCATTAGTTAAAAATACATTTACTGTAATCGGGCGTGATGAAGATATCATCAAACCATGGATTCGTATGGCAATCTATAACTTTGTGATGGTAACCCTGTTCTTTTATTTTGTGATGGGTAATTGGTATGAATTTCCACTGGAAGGGTGGGCGTTATTCATTTCTTTCCTTTTGTTTTTGTACAAGCACTTTTACCACAACAAGCAGGAAGTAAGGTTAAGCTGGACGGTAAATCAAACGATTATTGGAGAAGATCCTTCTTATAGAGGAGCAACGGTTTATAGTAAAAAAATTAAGTCTCAAACCCGTAAGCTTGCATGGTTCGACATTGGCATGGCGCTAATGGAAAAAGGGAAATTTGTTGGGAAGGGGATTGTGAATGCAATTTTGAACCTGATTATATCCGGAATAGAAGAAGTATGGGATTTGGTTAACCATTATTTGTTGCCATCGGTCGCTGTCGACAGGCTGGAGATAGGTGAAAGCGTAAAAAAAATGAAGAATCTGAAAAATCAGGTTCCCGAAACTCTGGTGGGTGTTTTTGGTATCGATTTCCTGGGAAAAATAGTAGGAAGAGTTGCAGTACCTATTTATGTTATGTTGATATTGTTAGCAGGTTTTCTAGGCGTGTTTGCTACCGACTACTTTCCTGCATCAGAGATAGACTTCAATGGAGAACCAACTATGATAACCTTTGTCCCAATGGTTATAGCCGTGTATATGGGTAAATTATTCAGTAACCTTTTCGAGCGGGTGGTTACATCGGTAAAGGTTGTCTATTTCACGGTTTTCTATACAAAGATAACGCACCCGGAAACCATTATGGATGAGCTTAAAGATGAACTTACAGACTACTTGAAGTTGGATCAGCTGGATAAGGTCGATAATCTGGATGAGCAAGAGTCGATGGAAGTAGAAACCGTTTAGTTATTTGGCAATCCATATCTGAATATCAACAGATTTGCATGTTGTCTCTGTTTCAGTGGATAGTATTTTTTCGTTATCATCCGCTCGAATAGAAAGCAACAGATCGGGATATGGAGTCGGAAAAAGTTAAATCTACTTTCAAATATGCGTTTGGGCCGGGGCTTATTCTGGCAGCGGCCGCCATCGGGGTTTCGCATTTGGTGCAATCTACACGAGCTGGAGCTGATTACGGATTTACCCTGGTTTGGGCTGTCATCATTGCCAGCCTGATGAAATATCCTTTTCTGGAATATGGACCGCGCTACGCCACTGCAACCGGGGAAAGCCTGATTGCCGGCTACAAAAAACTGGGCAGCTGGGCACTGTGGATTTATATCATTTTTACCGTTGGGACGATGTTTGCCATACAGGCGGCGGTGACCATCGTTACTGCAAGCCTGGCTGTAGAATTAACCGGAATTGAATTACCCTTGCTGGTTTGGAGTATCATCATTTTACTGATTTGTATTGGGGTACTTTTTCGCGGGCAGTATTCGGCACTCGATTCCCTGATCAAAGTGGTGATGGTAGTTTTAACGCTTTCAACCGTTGTCGCATTTATGGTTGCCTGGTTTGACACGTCGCCTTCAGCTTTGCCCGAAGCGCCTTCGGTTTGGGATGTCGCTGGTGTTACCTTTTTAATTGCTTTGATGGGCTGGATGCCGATTCCCATTGATGCGGCCGCCTGGCATTCGTTATGGAGCCTGGAGCGTAATAAACAAACGCAGCACAAATCGAGCCTGAAAGACAGTCTGCTCGATTTCAATATTGGATATGTGGGTGCTTCTATTTTAGCGCTGATCTTTTTATCGCTTGGTGCTTTGGTCATGTTTGGGTCGGGTGTGAGTTTTTCATCATCTGGCGCGGCATTTGCCCAACAGCTCATTGATCTCTATACGCAAACGCTGGGCAACTGGGCACACTGGATCATTATCATTTGTGCTTTTACGACCATGTTCAGTACCACGCTTACGGTCACGGATTCATATCCACGGGTAACACGCGAAATTATCCGGGTAATGAAAAGCGGGGTTAGCGAATCAAAGCTTTTTTCCTACAAAGGATTGCTCTTTCTGATTTCAAGCTTATCCATGCTGGTGCTTTGGCTTACCGGAAGTCAGTTTACCTATATCATTGATCTTGCCACTTCGCTTTCTTTTCTGACCGCACCGGCGCTGGCTTTCATAAACTATCGTCTGATTATGTCACGGTTTACTCCGGAAGACCATCAGCCAGGAACATGGCTTAAAGTATTAAGCTGGCTGGGGATGGCTTTTTTGACCGCGTTCGCACTGTTGTTTTTTTACTGGCGTTTTGTTGGATAAGGTCGCTGAACCTGTTTGGCTTAACCATTGGGATTTGGTCATGTAAATCCTCTATATTTCTATATAATCAATCGAACACATATTCCCATTGAAAACAATATTCCCGCCAAGAGAGCCTTTTAACGCCTACTCCCATTATCTGGGAGCGCTTATTGCCACTTTTTGGCTCTTTTTTCTAATGTCGGCAGCTTCAGAAAGCCCGATCGGGCATCAGGTTGCATACATGGTTTATGGTATTTCTGTAATCCTGATGTTTCTATCCAGCGCTATCTACCACAC
It contains:
- a CDS encoding Nramp family divalent metal transporter, which codes for MESEKVKSTFKYAFGPGLILAAAAIGVSHLVQSTRAGADYGFTLVWAVIIASLMKYPFLEYGPRYATATGESLIAGYKKLGSWALWIYIIFTVGTMFAIQAAVTIVTASLAVELTGIELPLLVWSIIILLICIGVLFRGQYSALDSLIKVVMVVLTLSTVVAFMVAWFDTSPSALPEAPSVWDVAGVTFLIALMGWMPIPIDAAAWHSLWSLERNKQTQHKSSLKDSLLDFNIGYVGASILALIFLSLGALVMFGSGVSFSSSGAAFAQQLIDLYTQTLGNWAHWIIIICAFTTMFSTTLTVTDSYPRVTREIIRVMKSGVSESKLFSYKGLLFLISSLSMLVLWLTGSQFTYIIDLATSLSFLTAPALAFINYRLIMSRFTPEDHQPGTWLKVLSWLGMAFLTAFALLFFYWRFVG